In Fragaria vesca subsp. vesca linkage group LG1, FraVesHawaii_1.0, whole genome shotgun sequence, the sequence GTTCTACATTTCAATCAAATATTGGCATGTGGATTTATTACAACTAAAATATAAATTAAGATTTTTTATTTTTTATGAAATGACCTTCATGGGTCTTTGTTGAGTTTGGACTAGGGTTTAAAGTTTAGGTTTAAGTTTAGGGTTTTGGGTCTAAGGTTTAGGGTTTAGAGTTTATAGTTTAAAGTTTAAAAAGCAACAATAAACCTAAAATTATTTTTGACAAAATTGCTGATGTAATTTTTCTTAATAAAATCCACATGTTAATATTTGATTAGAATGTAAGACCACGTCATACTGCCACGTGGTTATCTCGTAGCTCTGAAAAATTTCTCATATTTGGTATATATTTTTGAGATCCCAAGCATTTTCTGTGATTTGAACCCTAAACATTTGTAGCAAAGCTGTTCAAACCATAATGGAAAAATGGAAAATATTAACACAACATGTAGAATATAGGAACAGATATAGTAGAACAGATATGAACTAATATTTGACTCAATTGATATTAATGGGGTGGAAGAAAAAAAAAAAACCCCAAAGTTCAAACATTTCAACCAAAAATGGAAAATGAAAAAAGGGGAAACAAAAAGACTATATTGTGCCTAGTCAAAAATTCCTAGACAAAATCTTAACAAAACTTCATGACTCTGAGCCAGGCCACCAAATTCCTCTGCTTCCGGCTCTTTTATTCACTCTAGCTTCCACCTTTGCTTCACTCTTCTTCAGCAAGAGGAACAGACTCAACCGATTTCTTATACCGGAGGGCATACAACATTTCGATGTAGCGACGCTTCTCGTCAAGGTCAGACACTTGCTTCCAGAAGCCATAAACTCCGGTCAGGGTCAGCAGCCTCTCAGAGTAAATCTGCCAAGTATACCTACATAAACAACACAAACATGTAAGAACATGATAACTTCTAGCACAAGTTAGTGAAAGCACATTAGGGTTTAGGGAAGGCATAGCTTACTTCTCTTCGATACGCTTCAAGCCTCCTTGGGAAATTTTATCCCAGTGAGAAGGATCAGCCTTGCACTTCTCAAAGAAATCGACAAGGATATCAGCAGCTTTGTCACCGTTATATGGATCAATGTGGTAGCCGGATTTGCCATTCACAATAATCTCAGCAGGGCCGCCTTTGCAAGTGGCGAAAGTAGGCAATCCACAAGTCATTGCCTCCACAACAGTCAAGCCAAAGGCTTCATAGACAGCAGGCTGCACAAAAGCTCCTTTAGTGTCAGCAATGTAGCGGTAGAGCTCACCGTTCCTCACACGGTTCATCTGAGAAGAAATCCATCTGAACTGTCCATTCAACTTGTAGGTGTCAATTAGCTCATACATCTTCTTCATCTCAGCCTTCTCCTCGTTGTCCTTGGACTCCTTGCGCCGATCCCCAGCCACAACCACAAGGTTAACCAACTCCCTAAGCTTGGCATTCTTGCCATACCATTCCACAAGCCCGGTGATGTTCTTCACACGGTCAAGCCTTGCCATTGTGAAGATGATAGGCTTGTTCTTGTCATTCAAAACACACAAGTGTTCCTTGTTCTCCACTTGGTTGTAGAGAAGCTCTTCGATTTCAGAGTGGAATGATGTCAACCTTCTTTCCTTCTCAGTGTATGGGAAGTAAATGTCCATGTCAGCTCCTGGGGAAACAATGTTGAACTTGGGATCAAAGCAATCGATACCACTGACAACGCGGTAGAGGCCAGGCATTGTGAAGGCAAGGTGACTCTCATATTGACCAACAGTCTCTTTGTTTCCAGCAATCTCTTGGAAGGTACTTGTGATAATGAAATCGGTCTGGTTCATGGCTATGAGATCAGCTGTGAACTGGCAAGAGAAGTGGTACTTGTCCTCGAGTTTCTTCCAGTACAAGTCAGAATCAGGGTATTTTGTCTTCTCCAAGGCATGAGCAATGGTGCACTGAGTAACATCAAACTTGTGTGCCAACAATGAGGCCACAATGTTTCCATCACTATAGTTTCCGACAATGAGATCAGGCTTGCCCTGGAACTCCTTGAGAAGTTCTGTTGCAACATCCTAATAACACGAAAAAACTCTTGGTTAGTGTTAGAATGAAATACAAGGTGAAGATGATGTGACATGTGATTGTGATGATCTAAACCTCACCTCAGTGTAAGCCTCTAGATAGGGCCAGACTTCGAATCTTGAGATCCATCTGCGGACAATTCCCTTCTCTGTTCTGAAAGGGACACGAATAATATCCGAATATTGAGTTCCATAAACCTTCTCAAGACGCTGACCACAAGTAGTCCCAACAGCATCAGGGAGGAGCCTTGTAACCTGTGTATAAGAAACAATGTGTGTACATCGGATTGAGGCACAAAACAATTGAAATACATGAACAAATTAGAAGGTAATTCTGTTCAGAAAACTTACAATAAGAATGCGAGGGGTGATGTCAAGGCCTTGTTCCTTGATACGCTTGAGCATCTCATTCTCCAAAGCACGAACTTGATCCAAGATATAAACAACCTAAGCAATAGCGTACTCAATTATCAGAGTTGAGAAATGATGCTAAATCTAAAACCCTAAACCCTATAATGAAAGAGGCATTCTGCTTTGCTTTACTAACCTGCCCGCCAGTGTCAGGATATCCCAAGACATTGTCTTGTGCAAAATAGCCATGGGGAGACATGATCACAACATTAAAGACCAAGGGTATCTTGCTAAGGAATTTCTCGAGATTGCAAGCATCAGGTGCCTCAAGAAGCTCCAAGAGAAGCTGGATAGTTTCAAGCACACGGCCAGCATTGCTTCCCCAACCTCTTTCCAAGCCAAGATCCTGCAACTTCTGCTCGAAAGCTTCATATGCGGTTTCGGGTGAGAGTGTCAGGAGATACTCTTCCACCTCCATCAAAACATGTTGGAGGGACTCCACATCCTCAATGTTGTCATTCAGCATCAGGTTCTTGCCGTCATGGGTGTGAATACGGAGAAACTCAAGCAACTCCGGTTGCATGCTCTCCGGCTCAGTGAAGAGCTTTGCAGAAATATGGCGGTTGAGGAACTCAACGCCGTTTCCAATAGACTTGGAAAGAATTGGTTTAGGAACTGATGCATTGAATGGCTCAAAGTCCAACTCCAGCACAAAGTCTCCTTTAGCACTACCATTTCATACACATAAGAACATAGTAAGCATCATATTGTTACATTCATATTGTTACATATATTATATATAACATAAACAAGAAACAAAAAGTTGGAAGTAAAACCAAAGATAAATCTACCTTCCATCGACGAGTTCTTCCTTCATCATCAAGTACTCATCCACAAGCAACTCCTCAACATCGAGTGTCTTCATGTTGATTCTGATGTGTTCCCAAACA encodes:
- the LOC101292831 gene encoding sucrose synthase-like, giving the protein MADPSSCAHCSIYERLDWTMSDHRVEILAVLSKLESNGKGFVQPQQLVAVFQAIPEAFGEVSKNIQEALVLSPYLALAIRPRPGVWEHIRINMKTLDVEELLVDEYLMMKEELVDGSAKGDFVLELDFEPFNASVPKPILSKSIGNGVEFLNRHISAKLFTEPESMQPELLEFLRIHTHDGKNLMLNDNIEDVESLQHVLMEVEEYLLTLSPETAYEAFEQKLQDLGLERGWGSNAGRVLETIQLLLELLEAPDACNLEKFLSKIPLVFNVVIMSPHGYFAQDNVLGYPDTGGQVVYILDQVRALENEMLKRIKEQGLDITPRILIVTRLLPDAVGTTCGQRLEKVYGTQYSDIIRVPFRTEKGIVRRWISRFEVWPYLEAYTEDVATELLKEFQGKPDLIVGNYSDGNIVASLLAHKFDVTQCTIAHALEKTKYPDSDLYWKKLEDKYHFSCQFTADLIAMNQTDFIITSTFQEIAGNKETVGQYESHLAFTMPGLYRVVSGIDCFDPKFNIVSPGADMDIYFPYTEKERRLTSFHSEIEELLYNQVENKEHLCVLNDKNKPIIFTMARLDRVKNITGLVEWYGKNAKLRELVNLVVVAGDRRKESKDNEEKAEMKKMYELIDTYKLNGQFRWISSQMNRVRNGELYRYIADTKGAFVQPAVYEAFGLTVVEAMTCGLPTFATCKGGPAEIIVNGKSGYHIDPYNGDKAADILVDFFEKCKADPSHWDKISQGGLKRIEEKYTWQIYSERLLTLTGVYGFWKQVSDLDEKRRYIEMLYALRYKKSVESVPLAEEE